A single window of Manduca sexta isolate Smith_Timp_Sample1 chromosome 15, JHU_Msex_v1.0, whole genome shotgun sequence DNA harbors:
- the LOC119189422 gene encoding uncharacterized protein LOC119189422 encodes MAAIKRKELELEAELVKKKLALDVSAIQDDAESVQGEQPEVDVNEWLRKNPLSSRGETGESREEPRTLRFDLPRARSPTPPRAPSDMEKLAVALERMARPRVRQVDLPTFSGAVNEWLPFKAAMQDTTKLYNVSAAENIQRLRSALKGEARDVVAALLHTATDPSTIMKTLEQCFGRPEVIIDRALDELRKTSKPGSTATELNNFAIKIQNVICVLRSMDRREYLYNPLLTREVLEKLSPHIRSRWCDYAYENEGTADPEIVVLSRFLMREADRALKYTYAPSAGTSSAAKRELRPAIAIKRKASNVYTLEQEEKQECPACSEAHVLTQCPKYKALSVEQRWNLIKEKKLCFKCANSTHRRITCKAKLCGVEQCRRPHHSSLHQAEKKPENTEVRDKEQVLSVTPKTNVGARTVLLKMCPVVVAGPRGEVRTHALLDEGATVTLMDEDLAEKIGADGPTQALHLSGVNMAQKEKASKLVTVRIRGVTEDEPHSIRARTIKHLKLHQQTIPAVLMKLKHLRDLPEELCYERARPGILLGADHWEHIVSRELRVGGRNEPAASRTLLGWVVHGTLPRSVITKKENVLHIYEREHDGLHNLVEDHFKIEALGVTPEPRVSDADRRAIATLKTSIRKIDCGYEVGLPWRQDNTAMPPSYNAALRRLRQIEHKMDASPEFAREYTAQVNNLIEKGYAVRCDGSESSSPVCWYLPHFAVQNPNKPGKQRLVFDAAATSHGVSLNDHLLEGPDMLMSLPGIMFRFRESAVAVTADIQEMFLRIKIRAEDQSAQQFLWRGNDRTNPPQRFKMTSMIFGAASSPFMAHFVRNHNANVHAQLYPRAAEAITKYHYMDDLVASYDTPGEAHEAIEEMKTVHAAAGFTLRGWNSNDESVLRDVPQSCARISPPNWGENINTARYWDCGGTRSETSWDSTQQ; translated from the coding sequence ATGGCAGCTATCAAGAGAAAAGAGCTCGAATTGGAGGCCGAGCTTGTAAAGAAGAAACTCGCTTTGGACGTGTCCGCCATTCAAGACGACGCAGAAAGCGTGCAAGGCGAACAACCCGAAGTAGATGTCAATGAATGGCTAAGGAAGAATCCACTTAGCTCTCGAGGAGAGACCGGTGAGTCAAGGGAGGAGCCGAGAACGCTGCGCTTCGACCTACCACGAGCGAGATCACCGACGCCTCCGAGAGCCCCGAGCGACATGGAGAAATTGGCAGTCGCACTCGAAAGAATGGCGAGACCTCGGGTGAGACAAGTAGATTTACCAACATTTTCCGGCGCAGTGAACGAGTGGCTTCCTTTTAAAGCCGCCATGCAAGACACTACGAAATTGTACAACGTGTCTGCCGCTGAGAACATTCAGCGACTAAGAAGCGCGCTGAAAGGAGAGGCGCGTGATGTCGTGGCCGCACTTTTGCATACGGCCACAGACCCGAGCACTATTATGAAGACATTGGAACAGTGCTTCGGACGGCCAGAAGTGATTATTGATCGTGCCTTGGACGAGTTAAGAAAGACGTCCAAGCCCGGCTCAACGGCGACGGAACTCAACAACTTCGCGATCaagattcaaaatgttatatgtgtGTTGCGGAGTATGGATCGCCGTGAGTACCTCTATAATCCACTTTTGACTCGTGAAGTGTTAGAAAAGTTGAGCCCGCACATACGATCACGATGGTGTGATTACGCCTATGAAAATGAAGGAACGGCTGACCCAGAGATCGTCGTATTGTCTCGCTTCCTTATGCGAGAAGCGGACAGAGCGTTGAAATATACGTACGCTCCGTCTGCGGGAACGAGCAGCGCGGCGAAAAGAGAACTCAGACCGGCCATCGCGATCAAGAGAAAGGCGAGCAACGTATACACACTTGAACAAGAAGAAAAACAAGAGTGTCCGGCATGCAGCGAGGCGCATGTGTTAACGCAGTGCCCTAAGTACAAAGCACTTAGCGTCGAACAGCGATGGAACCTGATCAAAGAAAAGAAGCTGTGTTTTAAGTGTGCGAACAGTACTCATCGGCGCATAACATGCAAAGCCAAGCTGTGCGGTGTGGAACAGTGTCGTCGTCCGCATCACTCATCGCTGCATCAAGCGGAAAAGAAACCGGAAAACACAGAGGTACGTGACAAGGAACAAGTATTGTCAGTGACGCCGAAAACGAACGTCGGCGCACGCACCGTGCTTCTGAAGATGTGCCCGGTCGTAGTCGCCGGTCCACGGGGGGAGGTGAGAACGCACGCTCTCCTCGACGAAGGTGCCACGGTGACATTGATGGATGAAGATCTCGCCGAGAAGATAGGTGCAGACGGCCCTACACAAGCACTGCACCTAAGCGGCGTTAACATGGCTCAAAAGGAAAAAGCCAGCAAGTTGGTGACGGTGCGAATTAGAGGTGTGACAGAAGACGAGCCACACTCAATACGAGCAAGAACAATAAAGCACCTGAAACTGCACCAACAGACCATTCCGGCAGTGCTTATGAAGTTGAAGCATTTAAGGGACCTGCCGGAAGAATTGTGCTATGAACGAGCGCGCCCAGGCATCTTATTGGGCGCGGATCATTGGGAGCACATTGTGTCGCGAGAACTGCGAGTTGGCGGCCGCAACGAACCGGCTGCATCAAGGACGCTACTCGGCTGGGTGGTGCACGGTACGTTACCACGTAGCGTcataacaaagaaagaaaacgtGCTTCATATATACGAGCGGGAGCACGACGGACTGCATAACCTCGTGGAAGATCACTTCAAAATAGAAGCGCTCGGCGTCACACCAGAACCGAGAGTGAGTGACGCAGATCGACGAGCCATCGCCACATTGAAGACGTCTATAAGGAAGATAGACTGCGGGTACGAAGTCGGCTTGCCGTGGCGACAAGACAACACCGCCATGCCGCCGAGCTACAACGCGGCACTTCGACGCCTGCGACAAATCGAGCACAAGATGGACGCCTCGCCTGAATTTGCCCGCGAATATACTGCACAGGTGAATAACCTTATAGAAAAAGGATACGCAGTGAGGTGCGACGGGTCAGAATCATCGAGCCCCGTCTGTTGGTACCTCCCTCACTTCGCGGTGCAGAACCCGAACAAGCCTGGCAAGCAGAGGTTGGTGTTCGACGCAGCGGCGACAAGTCACGGGGTGAGTCTGAACGACCACTTACTGGAAGGCCCTGACATGTTGATGTCTCTGCCCGGAATAATGTTTCGGTTCCGGGAGAGCGCTGTAGCAGTCACAGCGGACATACAAGAAATGTTCCTGCGAATCAAGATCCGTGCCGAAGATCAGTCAGCGCAGCAATTTCTGTGGCGCGGTAACGACCGAACCAACCCGCCGCAGCGATTTAAGATGACCAGCATGATCTTCGGTGCAGCGAGTTCACCATTCATGGCGCACTTCGTAAGGAATCACAACGCCAACGTGCATGCGCAGCTGTATCCCAGAGCAGCGGAGGCCATCACCAAATATCACTATATGGACGACTTGGTGGCCAGCTACGATACACCCGGAGAAGCGCACGAAGCCATAGAGGAAATGAAGACGGTGCACGCGGCGGCGGGATTCACTCTGCGCGGATGGAACTCGAACGACGAGAGTGTGCTTCGCGACGTGCCCCAGAGTTGCGCTCGAATCAGCCCACCCAACTGGGGGGAGAACATCAACACAGCAAGATATTGGGACTGCGGTGGGACCCGGAGCGAGACGAGCTGGGATTCAACACAGCAATGA
- the LOC115449030 gene encoding protein N-terminal asparagine amidohydrolase produces MVVVLNGVLSDECPTSVRALLAAHPGYRDAAAQLIAAAARVVPAPGLLYVAQRELAAVVPHDKNVSIIGSDDATSCIIVVVRHSGSGAVALAHLDGSGTAEAAAAMVARVQQLAVGYPEGRLELQLVGGFTDPHRYSDELFANIMLSFHRLTVEIDLTLACCCELNTALGGGSPAPLVTGVGVDIRAGDLFPATFQDKGPELPLRGARTITSGPHSAQVLDIYDSGVGMLRIGPFNYDPLRGVDLWLEQSDDFILQHLSTTPAVEPPHFVHNIRVTLKFIQQHPFPAVTVFPDNRSHYYRRDEQTGLWVPMRF; encoded by the exons ATGGTGGTGGTGCTGAACGGGGTGCTGTCGGACGAGTGCCCGACGTCGGTGCGCGCGCTGCTGGCCGCGCACCCGGGCTACAGGGATGCGGCTGCGCAGCTGATAGCGGCGGCCGCGCGAGTCGTGCCCGCGCCCGGCTTGTTGTACGTCGCGCAGAGGGAGCTCGCGGCCGTCGTGCCGCATGACA AAAATGTGAGCATCATTGGATCAGACGACGCCACGTCTTGCATCATTGTCGTCGTCAGACATTCTG GTTCGGGAGCAGTTGCGCTTGCGCATCTCGATGGGTCGGGCACGGCGGAGGCGGCAGCCGCGATGGTGGCGCGCGTTCAGCAGCTCGCCGTGGGCTATCCCGAGGGACGCCTGGAGTTACAGCTAGTCGGCGGCTTCACGGATCCGCACCGATATTCAGATGAACTCTTCGCTAATATTATGC TATCGTTCCACCGCCTGACAGTGGAGATAGATCTGACGCTGGCGTGTTGCTGCGAGTTGAACACGGCGCTCGGCGGCGGCTCGCCCGCGCCGCTCGTCACGGGCGTGGGGGTCGACATCCGCGCCGGGGACCTGTTCCCGGCCACGTTCCAGGACAAAGGTCCAGAGCTGCCGCTGAGGGGCGCCAGGACCATCACCAGCGGGCCGCATTCCGCGCAG GTGCTGGATATATACGACAGCGGCGTGGGCATGTTGCGCATCGGCCCGTTCAACTACGACCCGCTGCGAGGAGTCGACCTGTGGCTCGAGCAGTCCGACGACTTCATACTGCAGCATCTCAGCACCACGCCGGCAGTGGAGCCGCCGCACTTCGTACATAAC ATTCGCGTGACACTAAAGTTCATCCAACAGCATCCGTTCCCGGCGGTGACGGTGTTCCCGGACAATCGGTCGCATTACTATCGCCGCGACGAGCAGACCGGACTGTGGGTGCCGATGCGCTTTTAA